CAGAACCTTTTCGCCCACGGCAAGCCGGGTTTGTTTGACCTCGCGGCCAGTTATGCTTTCGGCCTCGTGAAGAATCATCCGTTCATTGACGGGAACAAGCGCGCGGGCTTTGTCGTGGCCGTGCTTTTTCTCGAACTTAATGGCTACAAGTTTGAGGCGACCGAAGTGGATGCGGCTTTGCGCACGCTGGCGCTCGCTGCCGGAGAAATGTCGGAAGCGGCTTACGCGGGATGGTTGAAGTCCAATTCAAAACGCGCATGAGCAATCCAACGGCCCTCGTCCAAAAGCTACGGAACTACGGCAACATTCTTCGCGGCGCTGGTCTGACATTCGAGAAGCAGTCTAAAGCGACCAGCCCTTGCGGTATTTGCGATGGAGCAGCGCGCTGGCCGGTTTTGAATTCAGGATTTTGCCGCTCAGCGTGTCGTATTCAATCGGGCCTTCCACCAGCGTCGCCAGATTGGCGAGTTGGGCCAGTTCCGTGAGCGGGCCGCCGATGTCGAAACTCGAGAAGGTCTTCCCGTTGCCCTTGCACGCTTCGATCCATTCCCATTGATGGCTCTGCACGCGCGGCAAAGTTTCCGGTGGTCCCCCTTTGAAATCTTCAAACTGTTTCTCCGGCAGCAACACGTAGCTGGCGTTCCAGGGATTGTCGGAATAAATCGATCCTTTCGATCCGACCAGCAAATCCCCCCAGCCACCCTGTTTGTATCCGAGCATCAGGTCCCCGGACGGTTTTTCCTTCGCATACCAGGTCAGTTTCACGGGCGGCAGTGCCCCGCGCGCGGGCAGGTCCATCACCACTTTTGATGAAGTCGGATACCCTTCCGCATCTCTTTCGGAGGGCCAGGCCTGGAGCCGGACGATCACCTTGCTTGAACCGGGATTCATCGGCTTCTGCCAGAGCTGTTCCAGATGCAGCGCGCGGAACATGATGTTGGCGGTGTGGCAGGCAAAGTCCCCGACGATGCCGCTGCCAAACGCGCGCCACGAGCGCCAGCTCGCGGGCACGTAAGCGGGGCTGTAAGGACGGCTCGGGGCCGGGCCCAGCCACAAGTCCCAGTTCAATCCTTCCGGCACCGGCGGCGTATCGGTCGGACGTTTCATCGGTCCGTTGCCGCCATCAAACCAGACGTGCGCCTCACGGACCTCACCGATGACACCGCCCCACACCAGTTCGACGGCCCGGCGGAGATGCCGTTCCGCGGAACCCTGGTTGCCCATCTGCGTGACCACTTTGTGGCGCGCGGCGGTTTCCCGCATCACCCGCGCTTCGTGGACGGTACGTGTCAGCGGCTTTTCACAATAGACGTGTTTGCCCCGCTTCATCGCCGCCACCGCGGCGACGGCGTGCGTGTGATCGGGCGTCGCGACCAGAACCGCATCAATCTGCTTTTCCATCTGATCGAACATTTGCCGGAAGTCCTGATACCGTTTCGCCTGTGGGTGTTTCTGGTAGATGTCACCCGCCCGCATGGCATCCACATCGCAGAGCGCGACGAGATTGTTGCCCATGCCGTGAAAGGCATCGAGACTGCCCCGGCCCTGGCCGCCGACACCGATTCCGGCGATGTTCAGCTTGCTGTTGGCCTCGTAGGCAAAGGCCAGCCTGCTGTTGCGGAGAATCAAAAGTCCGGCTCCGGCCGTGGCGGACTTGCGCAGGAAACTGCGGCGGTTAATGGCGGTTTTCATGGCGGAAAAGGGATCGTGCGGGTTTGCCGTGGTCATGTTGCGACCGTATCCCGCCGTCCGTGATGCGACAATGAAAATGCAGTTTCTGCGCCGTGGCGCGGAGGCAGACGTTCAGTCTGGTCACGGCGCTGGCCAACTGATTGACTCGCGTTCGAACGGAAACTTTCTTCTGCTCACCGTGTGCAAACGCCTCGCTATCGCGCGGCGAATCTGTCAGGATGCGCCCGCCCGATCATGCATTGCCGAACGTCGTTTTACATCGCTGCTCTTGCCTTGCTGTTGCCGGCGGCTGTACCGGCAGCGGACTGGCCGCAGTGGCGAGGGCCAAAGCGTGATGGGGTTTGGACCGAAACCGGCATTCTGCAAACGTTCCCGACGAATGGATTGAAGATTCGCTGGCGAACACCGGTGGGGCCGGGGTGGACAAGCCCAGTAGTGGTCCACGGCCGGGTTTACCTGACCGATATGCGGTTGGATAAGCCGAAGGCTTGGGAACGCATCCTGTGCTTCAAGGAATCGACAGGCAAGCTGCTCTGGAGTCGTGAGTATGAATTGGTTTACCCGGATTTTGCGTTCAACCCCGAGCAAGGCGGCGGTCCGGCCGCGACACTGATCGTCGAGGCCGGAAAAGTTTACTGGCAGGGCCGAAGCGGTCAGGTGGATTGTCAGGACGCGCGGAGCGGCAAAGTCATTTGGGAAATCCATTTGGACACGAAATACACAATCGGGATACTGAGTGTCCGTGCGTCACCGTTGATTGAAGGGAATCTTTTGATCCTGGTCGCCGGCGCCGTGCCGGGTGGCTGTGTCATCGCGCTCGACAAGCGGACGGGGAAAGAGGTTTGGAAGGCTTTGGATGACTCCAAGTCCAGCAGTTCACCGTTGGTCATCGCGGCCGGTGGCAAACGGCAGTTGATTGTCTGGACTAGCCAGGCCGTCAATTCGTTGAATCCTGAGACGGGCGAGACCTGGTGGCGAAAACCAATGGTGACGAGCAATAACGATTCAATACCCACGCCGGTTGTTGAGAAAAACCGGCTGCTGATTTCGGGTCTGATGCTGGAATTGGACGACACCCGGCCCGATGCCGGGGTGCTCTGGCCGGAAACGCTGGCGCCTTCCAAAAGGATTTTGAGCAATACTTCGACCCCACTTTTGCAGGGCGATTACGTGTATTCGGCGAAATCCAGCGGCGAGTTCGTCTGCCTGGAGGCCGGCACCGGCAAGCAGCTTTGGGGAACGACCAACGTGACGGCGCTGAAGTTTGGCGCCAGCATCCAACTGACGCCAAATGGTGACGAGACGTTTCTTTTCACCGACGAAGGTAACCTGATTATCGCGCGACTCGCCCCAGACGGTTACCACGAAATCAGCCGCGCGCATCTGCTCGAACCGACCTCGGATTTGATGACCCGAAAGTTTGCCTGGGTGCCGCCGGTTTATGCAAATCGCTGCATCTTCGCGCGCAACGACAAGGAACTGATCTGCGCTTCACTGGCGGCGAAGCGGTGAGTGACCGTTGCAGGCCCGCTGGCCTCAGCGGGCGCCGTGCGAACCGCCGCGTCAGGGGACGCGGCCTACAGAGGTACGATGATTGGCCCTGTGCGAAAAACCGAGACGACGCGACACGGTTGTAGGCCCGCTGCCCTCAGCGGGCGCGCGCGTCGAACCGCCGCGTCAGGAGACACGGCCTACAGATGCGCGATTGTTGAAGGCCGAGAGTTGGGAGAAGTCAAACCGGCATGACGTTGTAGGCCCGCTGCCCTCAGCGGGCGCACGCAAACCGCCGCGTCAGGGGACGCGGCCTACAGAGGTACGATGATCGGGCCTGAGCGAAAAACCGAGACGACGCGACACGGTTGTAGGCCCGCTGCCCTCAGCGGGCGCGCGTGAACCGCCGCGTCAGGGGACGCGGCCTACAGATGCGCGATTGTTGAAGGCCGAGAGTTGGGAGAAGTCAAACCGGCATGACGTTGTAGGCCCGCTGCCCTCAGCGGGCGCACGCGAACCGCCGCGTCAGGGACGCGGCCTACAGTTGAGATTTCGCCATTTCCCTGAGCCGGCGAATCTGTCAGGCTCCGACCGTTGCCACGAATATGAACTACAGGATAACTTTTCAGATCTCCACCGCGTTCGCGCTGATGTTGTGCCTGGCAGCCCGGTCAGCCGACTGGCCGCAGTTCCGCGGACCTTCTGGAAATGGTGTCTCTCCCGAGGACAAGGCTCCGCTGCACTGGGGACCGGAGAAAAACGTGCGCTGGAAAGCGACTCTTCCGGGCCCGGGCAACAGCAGCCCGATCGTTTCGCGCGGACGCGTCTTCGTCACTTGCGCGGAAGACTCGGGAAAGAAGCGGAACCTGTACTGCTTCGACCGCCGGACGGGCAAGGAACTCTGGGTGCGGACGGTTGGGTATCCGGTCGTCGAGCCAACATACCAGTCAAACCCATACTGCGCGTCAACTCCCGTCGCCGACGGCAGGCGTGTGGTGGTCTGGCACGGTTCAGCCGGGGTGTTCTGCTACAACTTCGACGGCAAAGAACTTTGGAAAACGGATCTCGGCGAGGTACGCAACGAATGGGGCTACGGTTCTTCGCCAATTCTTCATCGCGGAAAAATCATTTTGAACTTCGGTCCCGGGGACCGGGCGTTTTTATGCGCGCTCGATCTGAAGACCGGCAAACTGCTCTGGAAATACGACGAGCCGGGTGGCCCGAGCACCGTTCCCAAGGGGAACAGCGGCACGTGGTGCACGCCCATTGTTGCCCGGGTCGGCGGCAAGGATCAGATCCTTTGCAGCATGCTCACGCAGTTGGTTGCCTGCGATCCGAAGACCGGCGCGCGTCTGTGGTTTTGCGATGGCCTGGCGGAAAGCAAGGCTGATCTGATCTACCCGTCGCCCGTGGTCTGCGGCGAGATCGGCGTCGCGTTCACGGGCTGGGTCAACGGGCCAACAATCGGTTTCAAGCTGGGCGGCGTCGGCGACGTAACAACTTCCAACCGGCTCTGGCTGGAGAAGCAAACCCAACGGATTGGCTCCGGCGTGGTCGTGGGTGAAAACGTATTCATCGTCAACGCCGGACCGGGCACTGCTCAGTGCATCGAATGTCGAACCGGGAAAATCCGGTGGAGCGAGCGGCTCGAAGGCGGCGAAAGCTGGAGTTCAGTGGTAATGGCCGCCGGACGGCTTTATGTCACGAGCCGGAGAGGAGTCACGTCGGTCTTTTGGCCGAACCCGGACAAGCTTGAGCTTTTGGCCATGAACGATCTGGGCGAACCGAGCAATGCGACGCCGGCCATCTCTGACGGGCAGATATTTTTGCGCACCAACAGCCATCTCTACTGCATCGCGGAGGATCAGGTCGCCCGACAATGACTCAATGGCACGACCGCAGACTGTCGCGGGAAGAAATCCACGGCCTGACGGTTTGCCAAAAGGAAAAGGACTCGCCGAAGCGCCTGCACGCCGAGACCGCCGGCAGGCGGGGCCTGCACCCAACGTTGGCCGTCGTGCTCCCCGGCCACCTCGACCGCGCGTTCCAAGGAGGACCATGAAGACCGCGCCAATCCATTCCACCGTCGCGACGAACCGATGAACGCGCTGGACGTCTGGGAGTCACGGATCATGGCGTTGGACGCGAAGTTGCGGCCCCTTGCGCAACGGCCCGTGGACGTGACGCGTGCCGGCTGGGTCGAGCGCTTGCGCTCCGGCGTGCCGCCCCTGGACGAAGCGGACGCGCGGTTCGAGGCGGAAAAATTGCTCGGTGAATTGAGCGCGGCCTACGCCCAAGGCACCGAGGAAACCCGCAATGCGCTCCGGCGGATGTTCGCCGGGAATCGTTCGTTTGCCTGGGCGGTTTCCTGGGCGGAGAGGGCGGCGGGCGCGCCCGGCCTGCGGCAGCGGTTGATCCTTTTCTCGATGCAGGATCAGGGACAGGACAGCCGTGATGCGCTCCTGACGCTCGAAGAAATCTGTCGCGAAGCCGCGACTGCGGGCGTGGACATCGAACCGGCGCTTCGCGAAGTGGCCGACCTGTCGAGCGGCGTCAACAAATACGGGATGGGTTCCACACGCGACCTGTTGTTAAAGCATTGCCCGGCGCGATGAGCGGAATCCGTTTTTCATTCAAGCTCCGGCGCGCGACAGACGCGGGCGCGGGAAAGGGCGGGCCTGGCTGCTGTGGGGAGACAATGATCGCGAACGAATCAACAATCTGCCTTGTTTTGTCCGGTGGGCAGTTCTTGATCACTGTCACGCGCGGTGGATCACAAGCGAAGCTGGACCCGCTGAAACGCGCCGCCATTGAAAGATGAATCCTGAACACACCATTCATCGGGAAACAGCGCACAAGCTGGCGCGCCGGGCTTTGTTCAGTTTCATTGTGACGTTCGTCCTGGCGCGAGTGCTGGTGTTCCTGATCATGTCCAGACGGATGCCGAATCTTTATTTGTTCCTGAGCGGAACGCATGTTCACCATCTGAACTACGGCATTTTTCTCATGGCGACGGTTTGCGGTTACAGCGTGTTCCGCCGCCCGGTCGGCCGCCCGGCGGAAATCACGGCGCTGCTGTATGGCGTGGCCATGGGCCTCACGTTCGATGAGTTCGGGATGTGGCTGCATCTGGGCGGCAGTTACTGGCAGCGGGCAAGCGTGGACATGGTGATCGTGATCGCGGCGTTGTTCGGGCTGGTCGCTTTCGCGCGTTCCCTGAAACGATTTGAATCACGCCACTTTCGGGCGTTCGTCATCTTGCTGGTTGTGCTGGTGGGCTTTGGAATCGTCCTCTACACGACCGGAAACCGTCTCGGTGACGTGATGGGACCGACGCTCCATGATCTGGAATCGGCTTCTTCACCTTGAACGCAATCGGATGGGCACCCGCCGCACGACCCGCCCAACATCTGTATCCGGGCGTTTACCCCGAGAAAGTCCCGGGCGGAACGCACGCCGTACCGGGTGTCTCAACGGGTCCGTCGTCAAGAACCGGGACGAGCCGTCCGGGATGCCGCCTTTGTCAGGGCACGCTCACTGTTTCGCCTCCAGCGAGGCACAGACGACCTCCGCCTCGCTTCGCGCGAAGATGTGGCGGTTGGCAAAAGCCGGCGGCGCGTAAACAAATTTATACCCGTTGAACGGCCAGGTCGGATCAATCAAATGGCTGCGGCCAATTTCCCGATAACCCGTCGGGGACAATTCAGCGCGGATCAGGTTCCCTTCATCGGTGAATAAAAAATATCCGCCGCCCTGGGGAGTGATGTTGATGCTCGCCCCGTTCTTCGGCGTGGTCACCGTGTTGGTGCTCCAAACCTGCCGGCCCGTGGCCGCTTCCAGGCAGACCAGGTCGCCGGGGGACCTGCAGCTATAGATGTAATCCCCCTGCGGCATGGGGGTCGAGGTGTTGCTCAATAT
The sequence above is drawn from the Candidatus Angelobacter sp. genome and encodes:
- a CDS encoding PQQ-binding-like beta-propeller repeat protein, which translates into the protein MHCRTSFYIAALALLLPAAVPAADWPQWRGPKRDGVWTETGILQTFPTNGLKIRWRTPVGPGWTSPVVVHGRVYLTDMRLDKPKAWERILCFKESTGKLLWSREYELVYPDFAFNPEQGGGPAATLIVEAGKVYWQGRSGQVDCQDARSGKVIWEIHLDTKYTIGILSVRASPLIEGNLLILVAGAVPGGCVIALDKRTGKEVWKALDDSKSSSSPLVIAAGGKRQLIVWTSQAVNSLNPETGETWWRKPMVTSNNDSIPTPVVEKNRLLISGLMLELDDTRPDAGVLWPETLAPSKRILSNTSTPLLQGDYVYSAKSSGEFVCLEAGTGKQLWGTTNVTALKFGASIQLTPNGDETFLFTDEGNLIIARLAPDGYHEISRAHLLEPTSDLMTRKFAWVPPVYANRCIFARNDKELICASLAAKR
- a CDS encoding type II toxin-antitoxin system death-on-curing family toxin → MKEPTWVLREVVFLLHEQSLAQFGGSGGVRDEGLLDSALGKPQNLFAHGKPGLFDLAASYAFGLVKNHPFIDGNKRAGFVVAVLFLELNGYKFEATEVDAALRTLALAAGEMSEAAYAGWLKSNSKRA
- a CDS encoding PQQ-binding-like beta-propeller repeat protein — translated: MNYRITFQISTAFALMLCLAARSADWPQFRGPSGNGVSPEDKAPLHWGPEKNVRWKATLPGPGNSSPIVSRGRVFVTCAEDSGKKRNLYCFDRRTGKELWVRTVGYPVVEPTYQSNPYCASTPVADGRRVVVWHGSAGVFCYNFDGKELWKTDLGEVRNEWGYGSSPILHRGKIILNFGPGDRAFLCALDLKTGKLLWKYDEPGGPSTVPKGNSGTWCTPIVARVGGKDQILCSMLTQLVACDPKTGARLWFCDGLAESKADLIYPSPVVCGEIGVAFTGWVNGPTIGFKLGGVGDVTTSNRLWLEKQTQRIGSGVVVGENVFIVNAGPGTAQCIECRTGKIRWSERLEGGESWSSVVMAAGRLYVTSRRGVTSVFWPNPDKLELLAMNDLGEPSNATPAISDGQIFLRTNSHLYCIAEDQVARQ
- a CDS encoding Gfo/Idh/MocA family oxidoreductase; protein product: MKTAINRRSFLRKSATAGAGLLILRNSRLAFAYEANSKLNIAGIGVGGQGRGSLDAFHGMGNNLVALCDVDAMRAGDIYQKHPQAKRYQDFRQMFDQMEKQIDAVLVATPDHTHAVAAVAAMKRGKHVYCEKPLTRTVHEARVMRETAARHKVVTQMGNQGSAERHLRRAVELVWGGVIGEVREAHVWFDGGNGPMKRPTDTPPVPEGLNWDLWLGPAPSRPYSPAYVPASWRSWRAFGSGIVGDFACHTANIMFRALHLEQLWQKPMNPGSSKVIVRLQAWPSERDAEGYPTSSKVVMDLPARGALPPVKLTWYAKEKPSGDLMLGYKQGGWGDLLVGSKGSIYSDNPWNASYVLLPEKQFEDFKGGPPETLPRVQSHQWEWIEACKGNGKTFSSFDIGGPLTELAQLANLATLVEGPIEYDTLSGKILNSKPASALLHRKYRKGWSL